The following nucleotide sequence is from Psychroflexus torquis ATCC 700755.
CAGGCTCCCAACTTACAAGTGCGACTTTTTTTTCTGGGCAATTTAAAATTATGGTGGATAGCCGCTTTTTTAGTAGTTTTAGATGTGGTTCAGATCCCTTTATCAAACCCGGGAGGACATCTGGCTCATTTAGGTGGAGCTTTTATTGGATACCTTTATATTGTTCAACTTAAAAAGGGTAACGATATTGGGGCTTGGTTACAAAGTACTACAAACTGGTTAGCAGAATTGTTTGTGCCCAAAGCGAGAAAGAGCAACATGAAAACGGTTCATAAAACATCTGCAAATAAATCGGATAAAAATTCTTCAAACCGTTCAGAAAAGCAAGTAAAAATTGATATAATTCTTGATAAAATAAGTAAAAGCGGATATGATAGTCTCTCTAAAGTAGAGAAAGATTTTCTATTTAAAGCTGGCAAAGACATGTAATTGTCATGAAGTCACCACTCAGTTTTTTTCAAAAGGTAGGTTTTGCTTTGAATGTATTTTTTGCAATCTGTTTGCTTATAGCTTATATTCTCCCCTTTGTACCACCAAAATTCTCAGCCTTTTTATCTATTTTGAATTTGGGCTTGCCCGTATTTATACTTATCAATATTGGCTTTGCATTTTATTGGCTATTAAAACTTAAACTACACTTTATTGTATCGGCCTTATTAGTAGTGGGAGGTTATTCGTATTTCAGCAAAATCATTGTTTTTAATGATAACTCATCAGTAGAGATTAAGAATTCTCTAAAAGTTATGAGTTATAATGTCAGACTTTTTAACTTATACAACTGGATCGAAAAAACTGAGGTTGGTGAAAAAATTTCAGATTTTATAAAAGTTGAGACTCCGGATATTGTTGCTTTTCAAGATTATTATAAAGCAAATGATTTAGATATGAGTTCTTATCCTTATGTGTTTGAAAAGTATAAATCCAAATCCTCTAATGTTGGGATTGCTATTTTTAGCAAATATAAAATTATCCATAGAGGTTCTGTAGATTTTCCAAACACTCATAATAATGCCATTTACGCAGACATTGTTGTGAAAAAGGATACTCTTCGGGTTTATGCTGTCCATTTAGAGTCTTTAAAGATTATTCCTGATGTCCTAGAATTGCGAAAAGAAGACCGCCAACAATTGATTAATAGAGTAGGGAAGTCTTTTGTAAAGCAACAGGAACAAGCAATTTTGCTGTCGAAAAGCTTTTCTTCTACAAGCCTTCCGAAAATCGTTTGTATGGATATGAATAACACAGCATTTTCTTACGTGGCTAGTCAGTTATTAAAACACAATTTAAAAGATGCTTTTGTGGAGTCTGGATATGGGCTAGGAAAAACATTCGATTTCGATTTTTTACCCTTTCGTATAGATGTTATTTTTAATGAAAAGAGTCTTAAAAATGCTAACTTCAAAAATTACAGCCTTAAACTTTCAGACCATTATCCAATAATGGCTAGTTTTAATCTTTCTGAATAAAGGTTTGTGAGTCTAGATATCCTAATGCTGAAGGACCCGTATTGAACAATAAATCCAATATACTCAAATTAGGGATATACCTATATTTAACTTGAAAAACTTGAATGTACTCTTCAAGATTTGCTACTGATTTTCGCTTTGAATTGACTAAATGTCTTTGGTCATTATAACCGTCTGGTTCTAGTTCAAATTCTTCAGTAATTTTAAAACTAAAATCTAGCTGTAAGCACTCAAAAACTATTTTTGTTGCCATCAAATTGAAATCCATTAAAAAATTAGCTTTTTTTTCAAATAAAGGTGCAAACTCATCTTCATAAAATTCAAAGAAAGGAGACGTTTTATAGGCTGCTTCCAAAGATTTCCAGTGAAGGGGTTGCCATTTGAAGGCATTTTCTATCCTGATGTCTTTGTACTTTTGATGTTGATCTGTCTTGTTTTCTCTGTGTTTTACGGGGATATTTAACAAGAGTTCTCCATTAGCCCCATAGATGTATTGCCGTGTTCTATAGGTCTGTTTCTGATAATTATCCTCCTTTTCGAAAACGAAAGAATCTGCTTGCACTAGTGATGCATACATGTCGATAGGACCAAAGTAGCAAGGATGTAGTAGTATAGGTTTCAACTTTTATTTTTTCTTTTTAATAAAGTAATTATACCCTATTATTAAAACAATACCAATAAGGAAGTACACAAGATAGGAAGTGGGTTTTCCTTCGCCACCTACCGTTGTAAATAGACGTTCCCATCTTATTTTGTCTACTAAATTACTTGCATTACCGTCTAGACTCATCCAAATAAAAACTGGCTTGCCAACCACATGATTTTGTGGTACATATCCCCAATACCTACTGTCTTCACTATTATGGCGATTGTCTCCCATCATCCAATAGTAATCTTGTTTAAAGGTATATTCTTCTACAGGTTTTCCATTAAGATAAACTTGAGTGCCTTTCACCTCCAATTTCTGTTCGATTCCCATTTCTTCCCCCTCATAAACTTCAATGATTCTTCTGTACAATGAAAAGCTTTCCAAATCCAGTTGTACTGTTCGACCAGATTCAGGAATATAAATAGGGCCAAAATTATCTTTATTCCAATCTACTTTTCCATTGTTTGGAAAAATACCAGAATCAGCTTTTCCTTTTGGGGAAATAATGCGTTGAACCGATTTTACATTGGGATGATTTTTAAATTTTGCTAAATTATCTTCAGTAATCGCATTAACCTGATACAGGTCTCTCTCTCTGTCAATCCATTGCAGCCCATCTGTAATGCCATATATTTCGACCAGACTTCTCATGTTGAAGCCTTGACCTTTACCTTGTACTAAATATGAATATTGTGGTTTAGCTCTTTCTGAAAGTTGTAGAGGGGTATTATTAACCAAAATTTTACCGTCTATAATTTCTAGCGAATCCCCAGCGACACCTACCGCTCTCTTTACATAGTTAGACTTCTTATCTATAGGCTTGTCGTAATGTTTGCCGGAATCGTCTCTAAACATTCTTACGGTATCTACAGGCCAGTTGAAGACTACAATATCGTTACGCTGAACATTTTGAAAACCTGGCAATCTCATATAAGGTAATTGGGGGGCCTTGGTATATGATTTTACACCAGCCAAAGGAATGGTATCATGAACCATAGGAAATGAAATCGCTGTCTGTGGAACTCTTGCACCATAATGAAATTTACTTACAAACAGAAAATCACCAACTAGCAAAGTTTTTTCTAATGAGGAGGTTGGTATGGTAAAGGGTTGCATAATATAAGTATGAACTATGGTTGCAGCCACAATAGCAAAAAGGATTGCACTTACAAAATCTCCCGATTTTGACTTCGCTTTTAAACTTCTATCCTCAATGTAAGTATGTGAGGTAAAATAGTTTATATAATAGGTATAAAGTCCAAGAGTTAAGATCTGAAGAATGGTGTCTGTGGTCTTGTTTTTACCAAAGCTTCTAGCAGTTTCTATCCAAATAACCGGAAACATAATTAGGTTAACAATTGGAACGAATAGAAGAAAAACCCACCACCATGGTCTATTTATGATTTTGAAAAGCACAATTGCGTTGTAAACGGGGATAGCAGCTTCCCACCAATGTCTACCAGCACTTTGGTATAATTTCCAGGTGCCTAAAAAGTGTAGGACTTGTATAAATAAAATAAAAAGTAATAAATCAAAAAATGACATAATGAATAGCGTTAAGTTGTAGAGTTGAGTTGAAGGACATCCTTCATAGAATATACCCCGTCGTTTTGTTTAAATATCCATTCTGCTGCGACCACTGCCCCATGAGCAAAGCCTTCTCTGGATTTTGCGTTATGAGAAATGGTTATGGTATCAATATCAGAATTATAAGTCACATCATGAAAACCAAAAACTCCCGCTTTTCTTTCAGCCTCGATTGGGATTAAATTTTTTGAATCTTCTGGTGGATAAGACCAATTTGTATACTCGGTTTCTTTTATAATATGATCAGCAAGACTAATGGCGGTACCGCTAGGGGCGTCTTTCTTTTCCAAATGGTGAACTTCCCTTAGCTTAACATCATACTCTTTCAATCCAGACATCATTTTAGCAAGTTGAGAATTCAATTCAAAAAAAACATTTACTCCTATACTAAAGTTGGAGGCATACAAAAACTTACCAGCCTGTAACTTACAAAGTTTAACCGCATCCTCAAATCGATTTAGCCACCCTGTAGTTCCAGACACTATGGCTATGTTATTTTCCAAACAAGTTGTTATATTAAAATAAGCGGCTTCAGGTGTACTAAAGTCTATAGCAATTTCTGCTTGTTTTAAGCGGTCTATGTCTATATCATCTGAGGTCTTATAAACAATATCGTGACCTCTGGAGGTCGCGATATTCTCTACGGTTTTACCCATTTTACCATAGCCAAGTATAGCGAGTTTCATTTAATTCAATTTAAAATTCAAAGTTAGACCATAGTCGATATTTCCACTCATGAAATTAGGCTCAAAATTTGGTCTAAGCGTAAGATCTTTAGAAACATCAAACTGCTTTAAGTGCGCATCTACGTTTGCGTCTACAATATTGAATAAATAAAAAGCTACAGTTGCCAAAATAGCAAATTCTTTGTTCTGTCTAAATTGCTTCTGAGCGTTAATCAAACCATCATTCTCAAGAATATTTTGAAATTCATCATCTTGAAAACCAGCTAATCTTCGTTTATAGGCATCTCTGTAGCGTTGGTACTCCGTGTCATTTTGAAGCACTAAATATAGACTTGTTCCTATGCCAGCATAGACCAAAGGAATTTTCCAATAACTGCCATTATAAGCTTGTCCCAATCCCGGCAAAATAGCTGAGTAAAAAGCTGATCTAGCGGGGGCTAAAGGATCGTATAGATCCAATTTGAAAGCGTTTTTGGTAGAAGTCATTGTGGTTTCAACTGTCAAACTATCTTGTTCTTGACTAAAGGAACACGAACACCAACCTAAGAAAAATATGGAAGTGAAAAAAAATTTACGAATCACCTTGTATTAATTTTTTGATTCTTTGGAAATCCTCATCTGAAGAGAAGGGAACAATAAGTTTTCCATTTCCTTTTTTGTTGACTTTAAGTTCGACTTTAGCGCCAAAGTAGGAAGAGATTTGTTTTAAGGATTTTGACTTTTTTTCATCAACCCTCAGCTCTTCAGAGGAAGGCTTAGAAGTGTCTTTGTTTTGTTGCATGTGTCTCACCAAGTTTTCTGTATCTCTTACAGAAAGCTTATTTTTAAGAATACGCTCGTAAACCTGAAGCTGAATATCAGTATTGGTAATGTTTATAAGTGCTCTACCATGGCCCATACTCAAAAAACCGTCCCTCATTCCTGTTTGAATGATAGGGTCTAACTTTAAAAGGCGGAGGTAATTTGCAATTGTAGATCTATTTTTACCAACTCTATCGCTCAATTCTTCCTGAGTTAAATCAATGTCATCCATCAATCTTTGGTAAGACAAAGCGATTTCTATTGGATCGAGGTCTTGGCGTTGTATATTTTCTACCAAGGCCATTTCTAAAGACTCTCTGTCATTCGCTATCCTTATGTAGGATGGAATAGTCTCTAGGCCAAGCATTTTGGAAGCTCGGTAACGGCGTTCTCCAGAAACTAGCTGGTACTTGTTAAATTCAAGTTTTCTAACCGTAATGGGCTGGATCACACCAAGTTCTCTAATGGAAGAGGCTAATTCTTTTAAAGTATCTTCACTAAAACTCGTTCTAGGTTGAAATGGATTTACCTCAATAGCCCCAAGGCTTAATTCCACTATACTACCTACAACCTTATCTGCATTCTTATCTTCTGTAGATTTAATATCATTATCTGGGTCGTTCAATAATGCCGATAAACCTCTACCGAGAGCTTTTTTCTTTGTCGTTTTCGCCATTGATTTCTAATTTGACTTCTTAATAATTTCTTCAGCTAAACTTAAATAATTACTGGCTCCTTTACTGGTTGCATCGTATTTAATAATGCTTTCACCATAACTAGGAGCTTCGCTTAAACGCACATTCCTTTGGATGATTGTTTCAAAAACCATATCATTAAAGTGTTTTTTCACTTCTTCCACCACTTGGTTGGATAAACGCAGTCTAGAATCATACATAGTCAGTAACAAGCCTTCAATGCTTAACTGATCGTTATGAATTTTTTGCACACTTTTAATAGTATTAAGCAATTTACCTAAACCTTCTAAAGCAAAATATTCACATTGAATAGGAATTAATACCGAATCTGAAGCAGTCAATGCATTTAATGTTAATAAGCCTAAAGAAGGAGCACAATCGATAAGAATATAATCAAATTTAGACTTAATAGGTAGCAAAGCTTCTTTAAGCATGTATTCTCTTCGCTCAACATCTACAAGCTCAAGTTCAATGGCAACCAAATCAATGTGAGAAGGAATCAACTCCAAGTTTGGTGAATCAGTGTCCATAATGGCTTCTTCTGCTTTTTTGGTATGTTCTAAAATTTGGTAAGTTCCTATTTCTACTGTTTCAATATCAATGCCGAGTCCAGAGGTAGCGTTGGCTTGAGGATCTGCATCGATCAATAGTACTTTTTTTTCCAAAACACCTAATGCAGCAGCTAGATTTACAGCTGTTGTAGTCTTACCTACACCGCCTTTTTGGTTTGCAATTGAAATTATCTTTCCCATAAAGTTTTTCGAATTTTCTGATGTAAAATTACAATTAATTGTAGCATGTCAACTTGCTCCAATTAATTATTATAACGATAGAAAGTTAGCAGTTATTTCTTTTTTTGAGAGCGAATCATTGCTTCTAATTGGTCCCACATCTCAGGTGTCACCATTTCCAAAAGATTAAATTGACCAGCGCCTTTTAGCCACTCACCACCATCAATGGTGATCACTTCTCCATTAAGGTAATGTGCAAAATCTGAAACTAAATAAGCGGCAAGATTAGCTAATTCTTGATGATCACCAACACGTTTAAGCGGTACTTTTTTAGCAAGATCAAATTTTTCTTTAAGATCTCCTGGTAATAATCTATCCCACGCCCCTTTAGTAGGGAATGGTCCTGGAGCAATCGCATTAAATCGAATTCCATATTTAGCCCATTCCACAGCCAATGATCTCGTCATGGCCAATACACCTGCTTTCGCAGTGGCGCTTGGGACAACATAACCAGACCCTGTCCAGGCGTAAGTGGTCACTATATTAAGGACTGTTTTATTAGTTTGTTTTTTATCTATCCAATATTTACCTAAGGCAAGCGTACAATTTTTACTGCCCTTCAAAACAATATCAATGATAGTATCAAAGGCGTTTGTAGACAATCGTTCTGTTGGAGAAATGAAATTTCCCGCAGCATTATTTAAAAGAATATCAACTTCACCAAAAGTGGTATGCGCTTGTTCTATCATATTCTCAACTTCATCATAGAGCCTCACATCACATTGAACAGGTAAACACTTACCGCCAGTTTCTTCTTCTAGAGTTTTTGCACTAGTCTTAAGTTTTTCTAAGTTTCTGCTGGTGATGACAACATTAGCTCCAAGCTCTAGAAAATAACGGGTCATAGACATACCCAGTCCGCTTCCACCTCCAGTTACTATAATTGTTTTGCCTTCTAAGGCATCATCTCGTAACATTTTCTTTTTAAAATCCATCAAATATTTTTTATCAATTTACGAATTAAATCATCAAATTCAGTTTTTCCAATACTGCTTTCGGTTAAAATTCTAAGAATACTATCCAAAATAAAATAAAACCAAGTGCAAAGGTACTTAAAGCTACTTTTTTTAATTCAGGATCTAAGGTTTTAGGATCCGTATAGTGGTATATCTTCCTAAGATGAATTGCTAAAGGAACGAAGGCTAGCAAAGGTAGTAATATTAAATAGTAACTAGAATAGGAGTCTAGATTAAGAAAAATTACCATACATATGAAAGCCACAAGAATCAATGAGAAATGATAAATTTTTGCAAATTTTTTCCCGCCTTTAACTACTAGAGTCATTTTTTTTGAATTGCGGTCACTCAATTCATCTCGCATATTGTTCAAATTCAAAACTGCGCTACTCAATAAACCTATGCTAATTGCTGGTAAAAATAGCCAAACGTCTAATTGTTTTGTCATCAGAAAATTAGACCCTAAAACACTTACGATTCCAAAAAAAAGAAAGACAAATATATCTCCTAAACCTTTATACCCATAAGCAGAATCGCCAACCGTGTACTTAATAGCGGCAATAATTGCAGAAACTCCTAAGCCAACAAATAGCAAACTCAGTAAAAAGTTTTCTTTTCCGAAACTAGTATAAATTAAGCTCAAGGCTAGTATGGCTGTTATAATTGCTGTTAAAATGATACCCTTCTTCATCTCCTTAGCAGAAATGGCTCCGCTTTGTAAAGCTCTCACAGGGCCAATTCGTTCATCGTTGTCGGTTCCTTTAATTCCATCGCCATAATCATTTGCGAAATTCGATAAAATTTGTAACCCCAAAGTTGTTGCAATGGCTAACCAGAAAATATATGTATCAAATTGATTGGACGGCAAAGCAAGAGAAGTCCCTACCAAAATTCCAGATATGGATAGTGGTAAGGTTCGTAATCTAGCTGCTGAAATCCAAGCTGCTGTTTTACTCATGTTTAAATTCCTGTATAATTGGAAGGCGTAATGGCTTTAAGTTCAGCCTTAATAATTCCAGATACGTCAAGTGTATCAATGAAAGATAAAATGCTTTTTTCGTCAATTTTAGAATGAGTTCTAGTCAATCCTTTTAGAGCTTCATAGGGATTTTCGAAACCTTCGCGTCTTAAAATCGTTTGTATAGCTTCCGCCACAACCGCCCAGTTGGCATTCAAATCTGCTTGTATTTTATCTGGATTTAAAACTAATTTATCGAGTCCTTTTCCTGTGGATTGAAGTGCAATAAGCATATGACCTAGAGGTACCCCCAAATTTCTTAAAACTGTACTGTCTGTCAGGTCTCTTTGAAGTCTACTTATAGGTAGTTTTGCAGAGAGATGCTCTAGTAGAGCATTGGCAATACCTAAATTACCTTCAGAATTTTCAAAATCAATTGGGTTTACTTTGTGAGGCATTGCTGAAGATCCAATCTCACCTTTTTTTATCTTTTGTTTGAAGTAATCCATTGAAACATAGCTCCAAATATCCTTATTCAGATCTAGTAAAATAGTATTAATTCGTTTCATAGCGTCAAAAGAGGAAGCCATGTTATCGTAATGTTCTATTTGAGTTGTTGGAAATGAATGTTTTAACTTAAGACGTCTTTCTACGAAATCTTTTCCAAAAGCTTTCCAATCAATATTTGGATAAGCTACTTTATGCGCATTAAAATTACCTGTAGCTCCGCCAAATTTGGCAGACGATGGAATAGTTTTCAGTTGATTTAACTGTTCTTGAAGTCTCACTTCAAATACTTCAAACTCTTTGCCGAGTCGAGTAGGGGAGGCGGGTTGACCATGAGTTCTTGCCAGCATAGGGATATCTTTCCACTCTTTTGCTTTTGTTTTAATTTTTTCTAAAATATCTTCCAATTGTGGAATATATACGTCCTGAACAGCCTCTAGCAAGGTTAAGGGGATAGCTGTATTGTTGATGTCCTGAGAGGTTAATCCAAAGTGAATAAATTCTTTAGAGGCTTTTAAATCTAAATTATCCATTCGATCTTTGATAAAATATTCTACAGCTTTTACGTCATGGTTGGTAATGCTTTCAATGGACTTAATTTTTTGAGCATCTTCTATACTGAAGTCTACATAAATTGCTCTTAATTTTGGATATAGGGAAGAATCAAAGCTTTTTAGCTGTGGAAGTGGTAGTTCACATAGCGCTATAAAATACTCTATTTCTACCCTTACTCTATATTTTATTAAAGCATGTTCGCTAAAGTACTTTCGGAGAGATTCAGTTTTGTTGGCATACCGGCCATCTATTGGGGAAATTGCATCAAGCGAATTCATGTAATATTATTTTATTTCGCTAGCAAATATAAGCTTTCATAATCATATTTTTATGGAATATAGGCTTACTTTTTATGGCTTTTCAAGTTATAGAATTCGAGTGTATGCTATTTAAGCTAAAAGCTTTCGAACCAATTTATCTACTCCTGTGGTTGCTTTTTCAGCGTATATATGTACATCAGTTGATTCTGATATGGAGGGATTGGGATCTATAAAATAAATAGGGGTAGAGGAGGGAGCGAAATCGATAAGTCCAGCGGCTGGATAAACCTGCATGGAGGTTCCAATAATGATAAGGAGATCAGTTTGTTTTAAAATGTCAATTGCTTTTTCCATCATTGGTACGGCTTCTCCAAACCAAACCACATGTGGTCTTAATTGGTGATGGTGTTCACAAAAATCTCCAAGATTTAAATCCTTCTTCCAATTATAAATAAGATGATGGTCAAAGGTGCTTCTGACTTTCATAAGTTCACCATGAAGATGAGTTACTTGGGAACTTCCAGCACGTTCATGAAGATCATCTACATTTTGAGTAATGATATCTACCTTAAATTTCGTTTCAAGATCTACTAAACGCTGATGTGCTAAATTGGGTTGAACAGCTAGTAATTGCTGCCTCCTTTTATTATAAAAGTCTAAGACTAAACTAGGGTTTTTTTCAAAGGCTTGTGGTGTAGCAACTTGCATAACATCATGACCTTCCCAGAGTCCGTCGTGGTCTCTAAAAGTCTTTACACCACTTTCTGCACTTATACCTGCTCCAGTAAGTATGCTGATGTGTTTCAAATTATTATCTATTAATGGCTCTGTATTCCTCGAAACAATTGCTTACAGCATCAAGCACTTGCAAATCGTTTGCAGTGGTAATAAAGTCTCGAGAATAATTGCATTTTTCCAAAACTTGATCTATGTCGTCTCTACTGATTTGTAAAACT
It contains:
- a CDS encoding endonuclease/exonuclease/phosphatase family protein, which encodes MKSPLSFFQKVGFALNVFFAICLLIAYILPFVPPKFSAFLSILNLGLPVFILINIGFAFYWLLKLKLHFIVSALLVVGGYSYFSKIIVFNDNSSVEIKNSLKVMSYNVRLFNLYNWIEKTEVGEKISDFIKVETPDIVAFQDYYKANDLDMSSYPYVFEKYKSKSSNVGIAIFSKYKIIHRGSVDFPNTHNNAIYADIVVKKDTLRVYAVHLESLKIIPDVLELRKEDRQQLINRVGKSFVKQQEQAILLSKSFSSTSLPKIVCMDMNNTAFSYVASQLLKHNLKDAFVESGYGLGKTFDFDFLPFRIDVIFNEKSLKNANFKNYSLKLSDHYPIMASFNLSE
- a CDS encoding WbqC family protein, giving the protein MKPILLHPCYFGPIDMYASLVQADSFVFEKEDNYQKQTYRTRQYIYGANGELLLNIPVKHRENKTDQHQKYKDIRIENAFKWQPLHWKSLEAAYKTSPFFEFYEDEFAPLFEKKANFLMDFNLMATKIVFECLQLDFSFKITEEFELEPDGYNDQRHLVNSKRKSVANLEEYIQVFQVKYRYIPNLSILDLLFNTGPSALGYLDSQTFIQKD
- the lepB gene encoding signal peptidase I yields the protein MSFFDLLLFILFIQVLHFLGTWKLYQSAGRHWWEAAIPVYNAIVLFKIINRPWWWVFLLFVPIVNLIMFPVIWIETARSFGKNKTTDTILQILTLGLYTYYINYFTSHTYIEDRSLKAKSKSGDFVSAILFAIVAATIVHTYIMQPFTIPTSSLEKTLLVGDFLFVSKFHYGARVPQTAISFPMVHDTIPLAGVKSYTKAPQLPYMRLPGFQNVQRNDIVVFNWPVDTVRMFRDDSGKHYDKPIDKKSNYVKRAVGVAGDSLEIIDGKILVNNTPLQLSERAKPQYSYLVQGKGQGFNMRSLVEIYGITDGLQWIDRERDLYQVNAITEDNLAKFKNHPNVKSVQRIISPKGKADSGIFPNNGKVDWNKDNFGPIYIPESGRTVQLDLESFSLYRRIIEVYEGEEMGIEQKLEVKGTQVYLNGKPVEEYTFKQDYYWMMGDNRHNSEDSRYWGYVPQNHVVGKPVFIWMSLDGNASNLVDKIRWERLFTTVGGEGKPTSYLVYFLIGIVLIIGYNYFIKKKK
- the dapB gene encoding 4-hydroxy-tetrahydrodipicolinate reductase — translated: MKLAILGYGKMGKTVENIATSRGHDIVYKTSDDIDIDRLKQAEIAIDFSTPEAAYFNITTCLENNIAIVSGTTGWLNRFEDAVKLCKLQAGKFLYASNFSIGVNVFFELNSQLAKMMSGLKEYDVKLREVHHLEKKDAPSGTAISLADHIIKETEYTNWSYPPEDSKNLIPIEAERKAGVFGFHDVTYNSDIDTITISHNAKSREGFAHGAVVAAEWIFKQNDGVYSMKDVLQLNSTT
- a CDS encoding DUF5683 domain-containing protein, whose protein sequence is MIRKFFFTSIFFLGWCSCSFSQEQDSLTVETTMTSTKNAFKLDLYDPLAPARSAFYSAILPGLGQAYNGSYWKIPLVYAGIGTSLYLVLQNDTEYQRYRDAYKRRLAGFQDDEFQNILENDGLINAQKQFRQNKEFAILATVAFYLFNIVDANVDAHLKQFDVSKDLTLRPNFEPNFMSGNIDYGLTLNFKLN
- a CDS encoding ParB/RepB/Spo0J family partition protein — translated: MAKTTKKKALGRGLSALLNDPDNDIKSTEDKNADKVVGSIVELSLGAIEVNPFQPRTSFSEDTLKELASSIRELGVIQPITVRKLEFNKYQLVSGERRYRASKMLGLETIPSYIRIANDRESLEMALVENIQRQDLDPIEIALSYQRLMDDIDLTQEELSDRVGKNRSTIANYLRLLKLDPIIQTGMRDGFLSMGHGRALINITNTDIQLQVYERILKNKLSVRDTENLVRHMQQNKDTSKPSSEELRVDEKKSKSLKQISSYFGAKVELKVNKKGNGKLIVPFSSDEDFQRIKKLIQGDS
- a CDS encoding ParA family protein; its protein translation is MGKIISIANQKGGVGKTTTAVNLAAALGVLEKKVLLIDADPQANATSGLGIDIETVEIGTYQILEHTKKAEEAIMDTDSPNLELIPSHIDLVAIELELVDVERREYMLKEALLPIKSKFDYILIDCAPSLGLLTLNALTASDSVLIPIQCEYFALEGLGKLLNTIKSVQKIHNDQLSIEGLLLTMYDSRLRLSNQVVEEVKKHFNDMVFETIIQRNVRLSEAPSYGESIIKYDATSKGASNYLSLAEEIIKKSN
- a CDS encoding SDR family oxidoreductase, whose product is MDFKKKMLRDDALEGKTIIVTGGGSGLGMSMTRYFLELGANVVITSRNLEKLKTSAKTLEEETGGKCLPVQCDVRLYDEVENMIEQAHTTFGEVDILLNNAAGNFISPTERLSTNAFDTIIDIVLKGSKNCTLALGKYWIDKKQTNKTVLNIVTTYAWTGSGYVVPSATAKAGVLAMTRSLAVEWAKYGIRFNAIAPGPFPTKGAWDRLLPGDLKEKFDLAKKVPLKRVGDHQELANLAAYLVSDFAHYLNGEVITIDGGEWLKGAGQFNLLEMVTPEMWDQLEAMIRSQKKK
- the menA gene encoding 1,4-dihydroxy-2-naphthoate octaprenyltransferase, with the protein product MSKTAAWISAARLRTLPLSISGILVGTSLALPSNQFDTYIFWLAIATTLGLQILSNFANDYGDGIKGTDNDERIGPVRALQSGAISAKEMKKGIILTAIITAILALSLIYTSFGKENFLLSLLFVGLGVSAIIAAIKYTVGDSAYGYKGLGDIFVFLFFGIVSVLGSNFLMTKQLDVWLFLPAISIGLLSSAVLNLNNMRDELSDRNSKKMTLVVKGGKKFAKIYHFSLILVAFICMVIFLNLDSYSSYYLILLPLLAFVPLAIHLRKIYHYTDPKTLDPELKKVALSTFALGFILFWIVFLEF
- the purB gene encoding adenylosuccinate lyase translates to MNSLDAISPIDGRYANKTESLRKYFSEHALIKYRVRVEIEYFIALCELPLPQLKSFDSSLYPKLRAIYVDFSIEDAQKIKSIESITNHDVKAVEYFIKDRMDNLDLKASKEFIHFGLTSQDINNTAIPLTLLEAVQDVYIPQLEDILEKIKTKAKEWKDIPMLARTHGQPASPTRLGKEFEVFEVRLQEQLNQLKTIPSSAKFGGATGNFNAHKVAYPNIDWKAFGKDFVERRLKLKHSFPTTQIEHYDNMASSFDAMKRINTILLDLNKDIWSYVSMDYFKQKIKKGEIGSSAMPHKVNPIDFENSEGNLGIANALLEHLSAKLPISRLQRDLTDSTVLRNLGVPLGHMLIALQSTGKGLDKLVLNPDKIQADLNANWAVVAEAIQTILRREGFENPYEALKGLTRTHSKIDEKSILSFIDTLDVSGIIKAELKAITPSNYTGI
- a CDS encoding SIR2 family NAD-dependent protein deacylase, whose product is MKHISILTGAGISAESGVKTFRDHDGLWEGHDVMQVATPQAFEKNPSLVLDFYNKRRQQLLAVQPNLAHQRLVDLETKFKVDIITQNVDDLHERAGSSQVTHLHGELMKVRSTFDHHLIYNWKKDLNLGDFCEHHHQLRPHVVWFGEAVPMMEKAIDILKQTDLLIIIGTSMQVYPAAGLIDFAPSSTPIYFIDPNPSISESTDVHIYAEKATTGVDKLVRKLLA